The genome window GTATGGTACAAGTGAAACTCTAGGAAAGTATCAATTAATAGTAcaaccattaaaaaaagaaatagcaCAACTATAACAGAAGAAGTCCCTGCTGGATAGACCTCTTATCATCTGTACGTTATGCAAGCGATCAAAAGCCATGAGTGGATATGCGAACCTCAATGATTAGAATCCTTCCACTTCTTCTCACTGTTCTTATGTGTTAAATCTGCAAAATTCTACagctaaataaataatgtcaCACGTCCCACATCCACTTAGTTGTAGCCTATAGTTACCCTCTCCTTCCATTAATAGATCCTTTTTAGTGGAGGTGTATGGATCATGATAAGTGATACTAGAGAAAAAGTTCATCTTTCTGCATGTGAGTGTGTTTGGACAGGTGATGTTACGGATTGAACTGTGTAAAGGTTACCTATCCATCCCGTGAAAACTTCAAGTACAATGCGGCTGACGCTAATGTCGATGCGGAAGCGTGTCTTTTAGTTGAGGTGTATGGGCGGATGATAAATAATTCGCAGGAGCAAGGATTATCTTCTGTTTGGGGTTGGTAAGATGCCTCACGTGCAAAATTGGCAAGCCAAACCTACCAAATGCTAATGGGCCTTTACTCATTAAATAGGCCTAAAAGAAAAGCCCATGCACTTTACTTGTTAAATGGGCCTAAAAGAAAAGCCCATGCAATAATAAAATTTACTGAATCAGTCGAAGGTACCAGAATCCAGAAGGGATCCTCAAGTAAGAGAAGAATCGTttcaaagaagaagatagaggCCAGGGGCTGTGGAGAGAGAGCTGTCATGGAGGCCATGAACTGATTTATCCCGGAAGATTTGGTGAAGGAAGTGAGGAAGGAGATGAGACAGAGGATCTGatctgaattttgttttttggctGGGTTACTGTAGACGATCCCAATTCAAATCCCTTTGCAGCAGAAACAACAAAAGAGAGCACAGGTTCCATGGCAGCAACGAACAGAAATATACCAGAAGATCTGGTGATGGACATCCTCGCTTGCGTTCCGGTGAAGTCACTACTGCGATTCAGGTGCGTTTCAAAACCTTGGTGTGATCTTATCGGAAACCCTGATTTTATCACCAAGCAGTACCTCAAACAAACTATTATGAACAAAAGTAAGGGCAATGTCTTTGTGACGCATTCTAACATCAGTGAATCATTGAACTGTGAAACCATGATCTCGAGTCTGAAAATTGATGAGAAAGATAGGCTCACCGTTAGGGAAACCATGATCATACCATCTCATGAAAGATTCTGCTTATACTTGTTAATCTGTGGGCCTCGTAATGGAATAATTTGTCTGTATGTTATGGAGCCTGACGCAGATGATCTTGCACTCTGGAATCCAGCAACAAGAGAATTCAAGACTATACCTTCATCCAAATTGGAGCCACCTGATACTGATAGACATGAAACTGTGTTTGGAAATATTGGGTTTGGTTTTGATCACAGAACTAATGATTACAATGTTGTAAGATTTGTTACTTATACTTACAATGGGTACAATGGTACAGTGGAACAAGTTGAGTTATTTTCTCTTAACAGTAATTCTTGGAGAGTGCTTCCTGCTGTTGATGTTAGTCCATGGTTTAACACTTGCAATACATACAAGGATGGAGTTTATTATTGGTGGGCTGGGAAACGAAGTGATGGTTCTCAATGGATACTGTCCTTCGACATGGCAGACAAAGTGTTTGAGAAAGTGCCTCTGCCTTCGGAATTTGGGATTGTTCGACAATCTGTATTTTCGTTCTTCGATGGAAAACTCTCTCTGGTTCTTTACTCTGACGACGACAATGATATGGGGAAATGCTTTGATGTATGGGTGATGACTAAACATGGAGTAAAAGAGTCTTGGGTCAAACAAATGCGTATTGGACCGATTTTGGGAATTGAGAAGCCCTTAGAATATTGGAAGAATGGCGGATTGTTTTTGGAAGATGACGAAGGGTTTTTAGTCTTGTATGATGCTTGTACCAGAGAGGTCAAGAAGCTTCAAATTTGTGGGGAAGAATATAGGAGTACTTTGCAAGTTATGAACTACGAGGAGAGTCTCGTTCCAATCAATGGTGTACAAATACAACAACAATATCGAACTTGAAGATTCAAGGGAGGAAGAGCTCGCTTCTCGTAAAAAAGAAAGTAAGTTATTGAAAAGTGAAACTCTTTGTATGCATGCCCTGTCAATCTGGTCATGACTCTTTCATTTGTGTTGTATTGTAAGAATATCTACTTATAATTTCCATTCTGCTTCTTGCAGTTTAATACATTTTGTACCTTGTGTCATTGCTTCTTCAACATTAACATTCTCTACCTTGTCTAGTTGTCTTACAGTTTATTACCTCACATTTTCACTTGGCTGAAACTTTTTGTAGTTATAATCTTCAGTGATTAATCGTCTGTACAACTTTGCGCTCAATAGGGTGGACTATATGGCCGTCTGGAATCTGGCCCGGCCACACAAGAGTTCAAGCATCTACATTCGTCCCACTTGGAACCACCTGATTTAATTGGAATATTATTTGGAGAATTTGTGATCGAAACTACTTGGAATATCATTTGGAGAATTTGGGTTCGGTTTCGATCGCAGAAGTAATGACTACAAGGTGTTAAACGTTCATTCGTTATATTTGCCTTCATGATGCAATTGAACAAGCTGAGCTATACTTCACGAGTGATTCTTGGGGATTGATCCCTCTAATGGATATGCACTTTGTTCCATGGTTAGTTATCTACAAGGACGGAATTTGTTATTGATTTGCTGGGAAACGTAGTGATGGTTTTCAATGGATTTGTCTCCATTGATATGGTAGATGAAGTGTTTGAAAGAGTGGCTTTGCCCATTCGTTTTGGGTGATGATGATCCTTTACTAGAATGTGGGAATGCTATTATTCAATGAGcttgttttgatttgtttttgtaatCTTTATGGTTCTTGGTTGGTTGATTGTTTTAAATATGTTTTATGATGTCTAGAAAATAAAGGGTGTTTTGTTTTGTACTACCAAGAGGCTTTTAATTTGGAAGCCCACTGGGCCTTGTTGATCTCCTTTTTAATCAATATCATCCTTCTCAAACAGTTTAGGCGTTTAGCTCCCAGTCCCTCGATCAATGGTAGAAAAGGGGGGTCACCCAACTTCACGCACATTACTGTTCCAATTATCTTAAcctaaagaaaagaaatatgtatatatataattctaaaGTGAAGATTTAAGATAAGGATCAATAAATGAGGCCCATTGCCCATTGGTTGGGTCCCACTAATTTAAAAAACAACACAGAACAtctcatatatacacacacacacacttgagAAGCATGAAATCACAAACTTATgtagttacaacttacaagttaCCAGGAAGTTAATAATAATTACTAGTTGCAAAGGAGGACAAGAAATATTTCAGGATTCGGGACCTTAGGTGCCATCATATATGTTATACCccctcttttttactttttttttttactatttatttttatagatGTTGTACCCCACTTAAATGTAACTGGTCACAGACCCAACACTTTTTACTGAATAACCTTAATTAGCATAGGAGTCCTCTGTCCCACATATGTCAGTGGTTCAATACTTGAGTAAGTTTATACATAGCAGCAATATAATACTTGATGACTCAATGGTtaactgagagagagagagaaaaatatgtaCAGCAGAAACTCTAAATTGATACCTGGTATTTCTTCAAAGTCCATTTCAATTCTCATCTGGTTTCTCAGAAGTCTCCTCAGTTTCCTTCTTTGTTGCAGATGGAGTCGGATCAATGCCTTCCGATTCTGGATCAATTCTGCCAGCCTGAGAATTATCCACTTGATTGTCTATTTCAGTTTTGGATCCTTCTGATGATGTTGGTGCTATGGAGCAACCAACTAGACCCTCAGTAGTTGAGACATCCCTAATTTCCCTTGCCAATACCAGGGAAGCCGAATGTTGATTCATATCTTCAGATATCTTTTCTGACGCCATTTCTTCCAACGGAGGTAAAACCATTTGATCTCCCATTTCAGATTCAGGCTTAACCAACTCCTGCAATGTTAATGAGCTGCCAACTGAGATGATTCCACTCGATTACCTGTTTCAATTTCAAGTTCGTTTGATTCCTCCTGTGTATTTTCTGGCACCATTCCTCCCAACTGAGATGATTCCACTTGATCACCtgtttcaatttcaagcatgtttGATTCCCCCTGTGTATTTTCTGGCACCATTCCTCTCAACTGAGATGAATCCACTTGATCACTTGTTTCAATTTCAAGCTTGTTCGATTCCACCAATGTTAGCGAGTTACCAACCGGACTCTTGCCATCCGTCTTTTCTGGCTCCATCCCTCCCAACTGAGATGAATCAATTTGATCACCAATTTCAGCTTCAGGCCTATTTGATTCCCCCAATGTTGATGAGCTGCCAACTGTACTCTTCTCAAATAATCTCTCATTCTCCTGCACCATCCCTAACAACTGATCACATGTTTTAGTATCAGAGCCATTTGACTCCTGCAATGTCGGTGGGCTATCAACAAGACTCTTTTCCCATAAAATCCCGTACTTATCTGGCATTGTTACTCCCAACTGGTATAATTTCATTTGATTATTGTCAATTTCAGCTTCAGAGTTCTTTGATTCTTCCAATGTTAATGATATACCAATTAGATTCTCTTTATCTGTCTTTTTCGGCACCATCCCTTCCAACTGAGATGAATCAATATGATCCCCAATTTCAGCTTCAGGGCTATGTGATTCCCCCGATGTTGGGCTGCTAACTGgactcttttcaaaaaatatctATGTCTTCTCTTGCACCATCCCTCCCAACTGAGATAACTCAATTTCATCACATGTTCTAGTATCAGAGCTATTTGACTCCCCCAATGTCTGTGCGCTGCCAATATGACTCTTTTCAGGCAATATCTCAGACTTTTCTGGCATCCTTCCTCCCAACTAGGATAATTTCATTTGATTGCCAATTTCAACTTCAGCCCTCTTTGATTCTTCCAATGTTAATGAACTACCAACTAGACTCTTTTCATCTACTTTTCTGGCACCATCCCTCCCAATTGAAATGAATCAATTTGATCACCGATTTCAGCTTCAGGTCTGTTTGATTCCCCCAACGTTAATGAGCTGCCAACTGGACCCTTTTCAAATAATATCTGAGTCCTCTCTAGCACCATCCCTGTCAACTGAGACAGCTCCATTTGAATCACCTGTTATAGTATCAGAGCCATTTGACTCCTGCAATGTCAACGGCCCACCAAGAGGACTCTTTTCTAGTAAAATCTCATACTTATCTGGCATCGTTCCTCCCAATTGGGATAATTTCATTTGATTGTCAATTTCAGCTTCAGACTTATCTGATTCCTCCAATTTTAATGAGCTACCAACTGGACCTTTTACAGACGAGACCTCAATCTTTTCATCCTTCATCCCCGAATAGGGTGAAGATATACTTTCATGCAAAACATATTGTCCACATAACCACCAAGAGGTGCATCTATTTGAAAATTATGTTCCGTTCCAGATGAACCCTCCAATACTACTAAGCTAAAAAACATGCCCCTCTCTGATGGTCCTTCAACCTTTCCTTCCTCCTCTGCTGAGGTAGAAGGAACCGGAGCCATGTCTGACAAATTCTCAGGTGCAGTACTACTGTTCTGAGCTACATCCATCTGATAAATATTTACAGCCCCAATCATCTTTGGTTCCTCCAGCTCAACTATGTTGCAAGGTGGACCATTCCCAGAAGCATCCTGCATAATTTCTTCTCCTACGATGAAGGAAGAGGAAGGCCCAACTAAATCAACCATTGGTTCCTCCAGCTCAGCTACATTGCAAGGTGGACCATTCCCAGAAGCATCCTCCACAATTTCTTCTTCTGCGGTGAAGGAAGAGGAAGGCCCAACTAAATCAACATTTGGTTCCTTGATAGGATTGTctcacatctaaagatgtgggagctaaggtattgtttatagggggaggtatgggcctccattagtacccaaggttttctagtatgggctggaaggccttgggtacagtcggcccatatgggtgggtgtcggttgggccttgagtgctgagcgtgtatggacgtgactctatcaatggtatcgaaacatgatcctgttgtgccttcaacttggggaCACGCCTGCGGAGTGGCTGGCCATGATGCTCGACCAACGGAGTTACGCCTTCCGGAGTGGTAGGCCATGGTACTCGACCAaagtgggcgttggtcttgaaggggagggtattgataggattgtcccaaatctaaagatgtgggagttaaggtgttgtttataggaaGAGGTATAGatctcccttagtacccaaggttttgtAGTATGGGCTGGAGGGCCTTGGGAACAGCCGACCCATATGAGTGGacgtcggttgggccttgggtgttgAGCGTGTATGGACGCGACTATCAATATTGATAGACCTGCAGTTACCAAAAGATACGCAAAGAGAGGAGCACATCTTGGCAGCACTTGATTTGTCCAGGAGAGCAATGTGGCAGCATTTGTTTGGTCCATTTGGCCTTTTGATATTAGCTTAACTTTTTCTGTAATCTGTTGGAGCTGATGTTTATAGTGTCTGTGACGAGTAGTGAAGGGTATGCTATGTTGTGCCTGGTTTCTCTGAGGAGATTGTAGAGGTCCTAGTCCTCGAAACTAGGgtttatcttttctttcttgtttcacTTTAAATTAAAGTTGTAAGAGACAATATTGATAACAGTAATACAATCTGAGTATTTGTATTCTCTGTTACAACTTGTTCTGAGTAATACAAATCGTTCAATCATTCCTCCAGCTCAACTACATTGCAAGGTGAACCATTACCTGAAGCATCCTCCACAATTTCTTCTTCTGCAGTGAAGGAAGACGAAGGCCCAACTAAATCAACCTTTGATACACCCATTTCACCGCGGTTTACAGCTTCAGACCTTCTGGATTCATCCAGATCGACTGACCTGCAGAGTAGACCCCCAGATAAAACTTCTGTTTCTTTTTCCCCAGTAGCCAGTGATATCGAAGGAGGAACCTCATTATCTGACGCATTTTCGGTCACATTTTCCTCTGTAGCCAGTGAAATTGGAGGAACCCCATCATCGGACATATCTTCAGTCACATTCACAACAGTGGGAGATGTATTCATATCCATCACAGACCCTTTTGATCCATCAACTATTGAGCTATCAAACTTTTCTTCCACAGTTGATGGAGATGCACGCCGAACTGTTTTTTCAGCTACGCCTTTGGGCACCGTGCCACCAGCCAGGGAAGCATCAAATTTATCACCCATTTCAGGTTCAGTCACAGTTGGGGGAGATGCAGGCAGAACCGGTTTTCCTGCTACACCTTTGGGCATCGTGCCACCAGCCCGGGAAGCATCAAATTGATCACCCATTTCAGAATCAGACAATTTAGGTTCCTCCATGGCAGCAGAATCAGACAATTTCACGGGGGAGGACGAGGGCGGGTCAATGCTTTCTATAACATTTTCTGCCAAAGAAACATCCACTCGTGACACATCCATATGATCATCAATTGTGCCTTCAAATCCCTTTAACTCCACTTGTGCACTTGAACTGTTGACCGCACTCTGCCCAGATGAGCCCTCGAACTTTTCGCCCTCTATCATCATTCGAGGTGATGGCAGACACATGTTCACTGATACATCTTTTGGCGCTATCCCCCCAACCTGTGAGGCATCCATTTCATTACCCATCTCAGCTTCAGAACCTTTACGTTCCACCAGTTTAACAGAGTACACATCCAGATCCTTCCACTCTGAGCCGTCAACATCCATTTCATTACCCATCACAGCTTCAGAACCTTTAAGTTCCGCCAGTTCTACAGAGTTGCCATCCAGATCCGCCCGGTCAGAACtgtcaattttattttcctcAAGTGGCCCCAAAGTTGGAAAAATGTCATTCTGTGCTTGTGAGATAGTTCTGTTCACAATAACTCCAACCTGCTCTAGGTTCACTCGATCCCCAACATCATCCTCCAATCCCTGAGACTTCTCCACTCGAACTTCACGGTCCATTGAAGTTCTCCCAGAGAAGCCATCAAACTTCTCCTCATCTTTTAAAGGTTCCGATGATAAAAACAACTTTGCAGATACACCCTCTGGGGCCCTATCAGATTGGAAGAAATCCATTTGATCAACCGTCTCGGCTTCAGACCATTTCGGTACCTCCATCACAGAGGTACAAGCTAGAGCTCTTCTGGCTGATCTTTCAGACTCCTTTTCTTCTGTCACCAGGGAGCCTGAAGACACATCAATGTTCTCTGTAATATTTTGCTGGAGAAGGCTACCCACATTAGAAACAACTGTTCGTTCACCTACTTCATATTCCAATTTTTGGGGAACTTGCTCCAGGGAACAAGGGAGAACTTTCTGCATAGCACTCACCGATTTAGAGGGTTCTATTTCCGAAGCATCCTTACTACTTCCATCCTCTACCTGCAGCTGAGTTACTGCTTGAGCTTCTGATTCCTCAGCAATATCTTTCAGTGGCGAGGGATGTACTTCCAACAAAATTTCCCCTGTTTGCAGAACCTCAACATGATCACACTCAGCAGGCTTCAACTCAGTCCCAAAATGGCCGATCGGAATAACCTCAGCATCAGCAGATTTAATAGATTCATCATCAGGCCATGATGCCGTTGCTTTCAAGGGATTATCAACAGTATTGCAAGCCCCAGCACAACTCCCTGAACCGTCCACGTCCAGCAGAAAGCTGACTTCACCTCTGCTTTCTCTGGCATTAAGAGAAACTGTAGGACTACCTGTATCGACAATGGAAAGTTTCCTAGAAACTATCATATCACTAACAGAACCAACAGCCTTTTCGCTAGCAAGAGTGGAAGTATCAGTTTTGGAAAT of Tripterygium wilfordii isolate XIE 37 chromosome 13, ASM1340144v1, whole genome shotgun sequence contains these proteins:
- the LOC120012510 gene encoding F-box/kelch-repeat protein At3g06240-like, coding for MAATNRNIPEDLVMDILACVPVKSLLRFRCVSKPWCDLIGNPDFITKQYLKQTIMNKSKGNVFVTHSNISESLNCETMISSLKIDEKDRLTVRETMIIPSHERFCLYLLICGPRNGIICLYVMEPDADDLALWNPATREFKTIPSSKLEPPDTDRHETVFGNIGFGFDHRTNDYNVVRFVTYTYNGYNGTVEQVELFSLNSNSWRVLPAVDVSPWFNTCNTYKDGVYYWWAGKRSDGSQWILSFDMADKVFEKVPLPSEFGIVRQSVFSFFDGKLSLVLYSDDDNDMGKCFDVWVMTKHGVKESWVKQMRIGPILGIEKPLEYWKNGGLFLEDDEGFLVLYDACTREVKKLQICGEEYRSTLQVMNYEESLVPINGVQIQQQYRT